TATTCGTGTCGTCGTTAGTCAGGCAATGGAAATTACGACCCATGGCTAAGCGGCTTTATAATGCAGGGGAGGTTCTCAATTATCGGCAGGTTATAATTAGCTATTTGTGCATTTGTCAATATTGTCATTGTGccataaattacatttaaaattttgcatattcatcACCACACAAtactaaatttgttttgtataattGCGTTTTGCAGCAACGCGAGCAGCTAGATCGCTTGAAGAACGACCAAATCCATCAGGCTGAGTTCCATCATCAGCAGATCAAAGAGCACGAGGAGGCCATCCAGCGTCACAAGGAATTCCTCAACAATTTGCACAAGTGAACACATCACGACGGGGAGATGACAACTTAAAGCTTAACTTAAAGTCTAACAATCTATTTGCGAAACACTTTCCGTTTAAATGCATTTCTCTATGTTtactaatatttaatattgttggTAAAACGATTCTATACACGACTCTAATTTCGGATTGTTCAgtgcttaaataaaaatcgttTTTAATATCGgcttgtttttgtattttgcgtAAAACTGGAAATTAATTGCTTGGGTAGCGTATTTAATTCCGTAATTTGTGTGTTAGGGTCGTCAACCGGTTTTTAATTTCCACAggtatttaaatttcgttttgttattttttagaCTAACCCAGTCTATATAGTAGAAGTGTGAAAGTTTAGAAAGTGGCGTATTATTAGCGAAACAATAGATCCTTCTATAgagaattgcaaatatttaagaacTCCGAAACTGGTTTGATATGTTTACATTATTAatcaacaacttttttatGCGTATGTAAACGccattcattaaaatatttacgattatttgtatttattcacGCTCACCTGTAAATTAACGCTGTTTGTTCTTTCTCACTTCGCTTACGGAAAGCTGTTGCTTTTCGATTATCGTCTTAAAAATAAGGAAACATTTAATTGTTACCTTATTACtggaattttttgttttattaattgattgatattACACAATTAACAATAACTTGTTATAATACTTGCATCAATTTAATATGTGACATATTTTTATAGGTCAGTGCTAAGTTGCTCATCAGCCAGCTGCAATAACTGCTGCTCCTAAAAGCATGCAATACTTTTGAGTCGTCGCTTTATAGGTCACTGCAAAGTCGCTGCTCAGCTAGCTGTAGTTAAATGCttcgcctaaaagtatgcaacactttttgctGTGCTTGCCGTACAGTAGCGTCCTCAGCTAAATAAAGTGTCTTATcagttaaatttgttatttagaAAGTAAACAATTTCCTATTGTCACTTTcagttttacaaaatattagtttcttatatatttcgactctttcatttcaaaattgttttaagtgcttacaaataataaattgcggAGAATCGCAGAATGTCAAAGTTAATTCGAAAATTTCTAAGCCAAACCAAAGATCTTacaaattggtatattatttaatgtacATTGCAAGTGATATggtatttaaatgttttcaactTTAGGAAATACTtgataaaaagtaattttaatttggtcAACAGTCTGGATCTAAAATTGGAAGAGCTGCGTTtggtaatataatataagagGTGTAAGATTATATtctattaatattgtttttattgagtAGGAGCGTTCTCAGCTGGAAGCGCGCTCCAAGACGCTGTTGCAAAAGCAGCGATCCACAGAATGCATGTTGACAGATTTAACGCGCAGCATCAAACAACTTGAATACGACATTGTACagatgcaaaaacaaaaagcacaaaatattGCTTCTGCGCCTGAGGAGGAGGAGATCAGAGAGTCACGACGCGCATCCAACAGTCAGCGAAAGGGATAGAAATACTGAAAGAGATAGCTTCTAGTCGGGGATCCCACTGTGCTTATCAGCTATACATATGAACTTTTCAGAAATCACTTGCGGGACTTCACCGTTCCGAACTGAGGCATATATAGAGAGCTGCTGTTCGACTGTGCTTAGTAGTTCAACAAAGTGTTGCGGTAAATCAACATGAAATTCATTACAATCTGCAGTTTGCTGTTGGTGCTCTGTGCTGTGGTCGGTCTTGTGCCCACCGCCTTAGCCACGCCTTCGCGTGACAGTGGTGGCAACAGTTGGAGAGGTGGATCTCCTGGATCTGGACGCATACAAAATCGGCCTTTCATTTA
This is a stretch of genomic DNA from Drosophila albomicans strain 15112-1751.03 chromosome 3, ASM965048v2, whole genome shotgun sequence. It encodes these proteins:
- the LOC117569457 gene encoding uncharacterized protein LOC117569457 — its product is MSKLIRKFLSQTKDLTNWKYLIKSNFNLVNSLDLKLEELRLERSQLEARSKTLLQKQRSTECMLTDLTRSIKQLEYDIVQMQKQKAQNIASAPEEEEIRESRRASNSQRKG